The Selenomonadales bacterium sequence ATTGTCTGCTCATCAAGCAGAGCAGATGCATCATTTATCCCGATACTATTCAAATTGCCTTGATATGTACCTCCCAGCGATATTCCTGCAAGATTTCCTCTAAGTCTATTCCCCATACATTTCTCCTTTCTTGACGGAATCATCATTCGTTTCTTTTGTATTTCCGTCTTTTTCTTGCATCATATCATTTTCACCTTTTCACACAAGGTATCTCTGTCTTTTCTATAAAACGTCATATTCTCGCGCTATCAGCAGAAAAGGCACCTACATGGGTGCCTTTTCGCGTTTTCCGTGTTCTTTATTCTCGATAATATCCCTTTTTCATAAAAAGATAGCCCTGCTCGTCTTTCGTGCGAGCAGGGCTTTTATCTTGCAATTCTTATTTTGTTATATAGAGTCTGACGGCGGCGGGAACAGCTTTGATCTCGAGCGGGAGGTACGGGCCGAGTTCGCCGTCGATGTCGCTTTCGATTTCTTCTTCTGCGCATACTTTGATGGACTGTGCTTGATAATACTGGACACATTTATGCAGGCGAACGTCTTTGCCCGCGAGGATACCAACGAAAAGCGATACGAGCTCTGCCCAGCTGCATTGATTGACGAGTACGATGTCGAGCATCCCGTCGTTGATCTTGGCAGGGAGGACGTTGGGGAAGCCTGCTACGGTACCGCTGTTGAGGACGAGGAACATGAGTACGAGTTCCTTGTACGGTACGCCGTCTATCTCAAGTTCGATCTCCATCGGGCGGAATCGCGGTACTTCGCCGATACCGCGGAGATAGTATGCCATTTTGCCGAGCGTGTTTTTGAGGTCTGCATGAACAGAGTGTGCAACACCTGCGGCAAGACCTGCACCGACGACGTTGATGAAGTAGCGGTCATTAACTTGACCGACGTCTATCATCATGGTGCGGTTTTCGGCAACGGCGCGTGCATAAGACGGCAGGTCACCACTCAGACCTACATATCGTGCGAAATCGTTCGACGTTCCGCTCGGCAGGATACCGACTGCGACATCAAGTTTGGCGCAGAGGATCTCTTGCACGACGAGGCTGACGGTACCGTCACCGCCCGCGATGAGTACACCTTCGGGCGATACGGACTGTACGAGTTCGACGAATCCCGTAAGACCTTCTTTGCGCGTGCGATACGGAATGACGCAGATCCCTTCATCGCCAAATACTTGAAATACTTCGTCTAATTTAT is a genomic window containing:
- a CDS encoding YegS/Rv2252/BmrU family lipid kinase, with the translated sequence MRKVVLVYNPVSGNSLFKHKLDEVFQVFGDEGICVIPYRTRKEGLTGFVELVQSVSPEGVLIAGGDGTVSLVVQEILCAKLDVAVGILPSGTSNDFARYVGLSGDLPSYARAVAENRTMMIDVGQVNDRYFINVVGAGLAAGVAHSVHADLKNTLGKMAYYLRGIGEVPRFRPMEIELEIDGVPYKELVLMFLVLNSGTVAGFPNVLPAKINDGMLDIVLVNQCSWAELVSLFVGILAGKDVRLHKCVQYYQAQSIKVCAEEEIESDIDGELGPYLPLEIKAVPAAVRLYITK